A single Camelus ferus isolate YT-003-E chromosome 3, BCGSAC_Cfer_1.0, whole genome shotgun sequence DNA region contains:
- the UBE2D2 gene encoding ubiquitin-conjugating enzyme E2 D2, translating to MALKRIHKELNDLARDPPAQCSAGPVGDDMFHWQATIMGPNDSPYQGGVFFLTIHFPTDYPFKPPKVAFTTRIYHPNINSNGSICLDILRSQWSPALTISKVLLSICSLLCDPNPDDPLVPEIARIYKTDREKYNRIAREWTQKYAM from the exons GAATTGAATGATCTGGCACGGGACCCCCCAGCACAGTGTTCAGCAGGTCCCGTTGGAGATGATA tgttcCATTGGCAAGCTACAATAATGGGGCCA AATGACAGTCCCTATCAGGGTGGAGTATTTTTCTTGACAATTCATTTCCCAACAGATTACCCCTTCAAACCACCTAAG gTTGCATTTACAACAAGAATTTATCATCCAAATATTAACAGTAATGGCAGCATTTGTCTTGATATTCTACGGTCACAGTGGTCTCCAGCACTAACTATTTCAAAAG TACTCTTGTCCATCTGTTCTCTGTTGTGTGATCCCAATCCAGATGATCCTTTAGTGCCTGAGATTGCTCGGATCTACAAAACAGATAGAGAAAA GTACAACAGAATAGCTCGGGAATGGACTCAGAAGTATGCGAtgtaa